One Methanobrevibacter sp. V74 DNA window includes the following coding sequences:
- a CDS encoding transglutaminase domain-containing protein — protein sequence MIAQDSLARSGLEIYKTKDSNVEKVSDEEDKEGLVLQNGTIIEIDYFNEMFSNSFDYDYEDISSNGSVKLPSVDDTIFYKGKKILLKKEWNPQKWEDLKNCLLGFITEQKYSEDGVEIKISGMSKLLDQKKEFSFTKTKRSKILKNIIESAGLKANINTKGLKDEKINYRNVSSSGTSFSGSEQVNSLVQRAVGNETDDYKKMELINKEVNNVLTYSNYPCSKCSTPEEVLSKKKVNCADTSLLECACMKAANLNATVVHGCNHFWTVVTINGKEYACDATNSRGIGYVWNCKTRNSEKVSGGGPYHKKNGDKPDC from the coding sequence ATGATTGCTCAAGATAGTTTAGCAAGGTCAGGATTGGAGATATACAAAACAAAAGATTCAAATGTTGAAAAAGTATCTGATGAGGAAGATAAAGAAGGATTAGTTTTACAAAATGGCACAATAATTGAAATAGATTATTTCAATGAAATGTTTAGTAACAGTTTTGACTATGACTACGAAGACATTAGTAGTAATGGATCTGTTAAATTACCTAGTGTTGATGATACAATTTTTTATAAAGGTAAGAAAATACTACTTAAAAAAGAGTGGAATCCTCAGAAATGGGAGGATTTAAAAAATTGTTTATTGGGTTTTATCACAGAACAAAAATATTCAGAAGATGGAGTGGAAATTAAAATATCAGGAATGAGTAAATTATTAGACCAGAAAAAAGAATTTAGTTTCACTAAAACAAAAAGAAGCAAAATTCTAAAAAATATTATAGAATCTGCAGGATTAAAAGCAAATATTAATACTAAAGGTTTGAAAGATGAAAAAATTAATTATAGAAATGTCTCGTCATCTGGAACAAGTTTTAGTGGTAGTGAACAAGTTAACTCCCTTGTTCAAAGAGCTGTTGGAAATGAAACTGATGATTATAAAAAAATGGAATTAATCAATAAAGAAGTAAATAATGTCTTAACTTATAGTAATTATCCTTGCTCGAAGTGCAGCACTCCTGAGGAAGTATTATCGAAAAAAAAGGTTAATTGTGCAGATACTTCTTTATTAGAATGCGCATGCATGAAAGCAGCTAACCTTAATGCAACTGTTGTGCATGGTTGTAATCATTTCTGGACTGTTGTTACAATAAATGGAAAAGAATATGCATGTGATGCAACTAATAGTCGAGGTATTGGATATGTTTGGAATTGCAAAACAAGAAATTCTGAAAAAGTATCCGGTGGAGGACCATATCATAAGAAAAATGGAGA
- a CDS encoding HK97-gp10 family putative phage morphogenesis protein, translating to MVATLSVKVAFSDDYHKKLGFKNKKYFYKVIDPAVDHTLHDAENIIKREAPRPGHSMSKSIPPYKPTGNLQRSFHKNKISNGRGDLRSNARSNGVLYWPFVQYGTSKMPANPFVTRTARKVSPNLQKYVLEELKRANIIE from the coding sequence ATGGTTGCTACTCTAAGTGTGAAAGTTGCATTCAGTGACGATTACCATAAAAAATTAGGATTTAAAAATAAAAAATATTTTTACAAAGTAATAGACCCGGCAGTAGATCATACTCTACATGATGCGGAAAATATTATTAAAAGAGAAGCTCCAAGACCTGGACACTCAATGTCAAAATCAATTCCCCCTTATAAACCTACTGGTAACCTTCAAAGAAGCTTTCATAAAAATAAAATTTCAAACGGCAGAGGGGATTTAAGGAGTAATGCAAGAAGTAATGGAGTATTATACTGGCCATTTGTACAATATGGTACAAGTAAAATGCCCGCTAATCCTTTTGTAACTAGAACTGCAAGAAAAGTTTCACCTAACCTTCAAAAATATGTGCTTGAAGAATTAAAAAGAGCAAATATCATAGAATAA
- a CDS encoding phage major capsid protein, with product MSTIKDLEAKIASTNENIATLQKAYDDLKKDARMMVTGDAPVSTQIQYSPDLKSKVFEKAPFFRFLESKGRVDDSFSSVYAGFYKEVDGSLASWLDENEDIPAANASEYKEAMSKMKTLIHPIDVSLMAQMGNNAIDILAKEIDKGFIKVTNELDRTLLQGTGTSAAKNFEGFTKQVTSNVETMNANEAISEDVIDNMLTKIIDGNGGTVDCIVTTNGVAKQLKKLVAPYRRYNDKIDIGLGHRVVAYEAPNGAEIPILIDSNLDQVSGKDLMLFADSSTIEVKRLLPPTLMTNLPTNKLGTKNAVVSFATANVTAEFCNGIIKGIDTSLEVKSLFNVNVTTSAGG from the coding sequence ATGTCAACAATAAAAGATTTAGAAGCAAAAATTGCTTCCACAAATGAAAATATTGCAACTTTGCAAAAAGCGTATGATGATTTGAAAAAAGATGCAAGAATGATGGTAACTGGTGACGCACCAGTATCTACTCAAATTCAATATAGTCCAGATTTAAAATCTAAAGTGTTTGAAAAAGCACCTTTCTTCAGATTCTTGGAATCTAAAGGAAGAGTAGATGATAGTTTCAGTTCTGTTTATGCAGGATTTTATAAAGAAGTTGATGGAAGTCTTGCTTCATGGTTAGATGAAAATGAGGACATTCCTGCTGCAAATGCTTCTGAGTATAAAGAAGCAATGAGTAAAATGAAAACTTTAATCCACCCAATTGATGTATCATTAATGGCTCAAATGGGGAATAATGCTATTGATATTCTTGCAAAAGAAATTGATAAAGGATTTATTAAAGTAACTAATGAATTAGATAGAACTCTCTTGCAAGGTACTGGTACTTCTGCTGCTAAAAACTTTGAAGGTTTCACTAAACAAGTAACTAGTAATGTTGAAACCATGAATGCAAATGAAGCAATTAGTGAAGATGTCATTGATAATATGTTAACTAAGATTATAGATGGCAATGGAGGAACTGTTGATTGTATTGTAACTACTAATGGCGTTGCAAAGCAATTGAAAAAACTTGTTGCACCATACAGAAGATATAATGATAAAATAGACATTGGTCTTGGTCATAGAGTTGTTGCTTATGAAGCTCCGAATGGTGCGGAAATTCCAATCCTTATTGATTCTAATTTGGATCAAGTGTCTGGTAAAGATTTAATGTTGTTTGCTGATTCTTCAACTATTGAAGTAAAACGTTTATTGCCTCCAACATTAATGACTAATTTACCTACTAATAAATTAGGTACTAAAAATGCTGTTGTATCTTTTGCAACTGCTAATGTTACTGCTGAGTTCTGCAATGGTATTATTAAAGGTATTGATACTTCTTTAGAAGTTAAATCTCTGTTTAATGTTAATGTCACTACTTCAGCTGGCGGATAA
- a CDS encoding phage portal protein has product MKIIDSIKGVANHLPGLRRPERYSLYDLFMDEYGWSFTTPDKNIGDLNTYYQAFKKNVWVRRCCMVTCDEILSEGFQINNPNTTTVNHEKVNYLTDLFNAPAGKYAEDTFSSLIKQIVPSWKVTGDTFIEVNHDKIFDNIPNGFKFIPTELMGYDYNRDAWCIRNTEHVFEPENIIHIYEPKIQIRGSKWGTSLIDTIAMNISLEALGLNHNKNVFENHGLDPRGVLSFDKDLKPQIVKENIQRLKKQKNQKGIIAMQGGNYQHTNNSNKDMEFLELIRYSRDCVITMFGVPPAKVSIIETANLGTGSGESQDKNFGKVINSNCKVIEDAFNKNLGRSGFQELFEFIREDHENKLNRAEIEDKQLRNGTTFINEVRSGYGLSPVDWGNVPMNYSQFALATSPENIDNSVLINPQENETKNLEEFAMLKSVVMDRIDKGY; this is encoded by the coding sequence ATGAAGATTATAGATTCGATAAAAGGAGTGGCAAATCATCTTCCAGGGTTACGCAGACCTGAAAGATATAGTTTATATGATCTGTTCATGGATGAGTATGGATGGTCATTCACTACTCCTGATAAAAATATAGGTGATTTAAATACTTATTATCAAGCATTTAAAAAGAATGTTTGGGTTAGGCGTTGTTGCATGGTTACTTGTGATGAAATATTATCAGAAGGGTTTCAAATTAATAATCCCAATACAACTACTGTTAACCATGAAAAAGTTAATTATTTAACTGATTTATTCAATGCTCCGGCAGGTAAATATGCTGAAGATACATTTTCCTCATTAATTAAGCAAATCGTACCATCTTGGAAAGTGACTGGTGATACATTCATTGAAGTTAATCATGATAAAATATTCGATAATATACCGAATGGGTTTAAATTCATACCTACTGAGTTAATGGGTTATGATTATAATCGTGATGCTTGGTGTATCAGGAATACTGAACATGTCTTTGAACCGGAGAATATTATTCATATTTATGAACCGAAAATCCAGATACGTGGTAGTAAATGGGGTACTAGTCTTATTGATACTATTGCTATGAATATTAGTCTCGAAGCACTTGGTTTGAATCATAATAAGAATGTTTTCGAAAATCATGGTTTAGATCCCAGAGGAGTTTTAAGTTTTGATAAAGATTTAAAACCACAAATTGTTAAAGAGAATATTCAACGTTTGAAAAAACAGAAGAATCAGAAAGGTATAATTGCCATGCAAGGAGGTAATTATCAACACACTAACAATAGTAATAAAGACATGGAATTTTTAGAGTTAATAAGATATTCTCGTGATTGTGTAATAACAATGTTTGGTGTGCCTCCTGCTAAAGTAAGTATTATTGAAACCGCGAATCTTGGAACGGGTAGTGGTGAATCACAAGATAAAAACTTCGGTAAAGTAATAAACAGTAATTGTAAAGTTATTGAAGATGCATTCAATAAAAACTTGGGGAGATCCGGTTTTCAAGAATTATTTGAGTTTATTCGTGAAGATCATGAGAACAAATTGAACCGTGCAGAAATAGAGGATAAACAATTACGTAATGGAACTACTTTTATCAATGAGGTAAGGTCAGGTTATGGTTTATCTCCAGTAGATTGGGGTAACGTACCAATGAATTACAGTCAATTTGCTTTAGCCACCAGTCCAGAAAACATAGATAATTCTGTTTTAATAAACCCACAAGAAAACGAAACAAAAAACCTTGAAGAATTTGCCATGTTAAAATCAGTGGTTATGGACAGAATAGATAAAGGTTATTAA
- a CDS encoding phage terminase large subunit — protein sequence MLIENKISITNKEQLLLQKTIIENPYCLYKPYPKQLIPIILANREEKYAEDGTKKPNAVLAGAGGYGGKTYLGSMLSVQYLHKDEDYTCLVTRRNHAELVDTNSIWDNLVDWCCGTHLPEDICCDFKQSPIPQITAPNGNTIYFKAFDHDEKKQKFKSASYDRIVNDEASELPEAVLRFQYRSMRNTTQIPRSIINLSNPGGDSTEYLVKEFVDGLKPYIALDWRDNPHIDKAAYEGSLNELDYIDQQYQKYGNWHYRPTAGDLINRDQLVNAYIDVEDYVEREVLFCTMGIDTAGTGRDNTVAMNLIRLDNGLTVLNDLSIDGSAYPEDSVYNIIEKQILENNLYNVDFEEEPGGDSVYALRYWVDDVLSDLIEKYSIDVNGVSAIKSKYTRARPIAKAIIKGELKFSSHLKEQLERKDGLFDQFMYVSPNPEEMKKHKSPDELDALGYAWNSILTNFVNTVELELIEL from the coding sequence ATGTTGATAGAAAATAAAATATCAATAACTAATAAAGAACAGTTGTTACTTCAAAAAACTATCATAGAAAATCCTTATTGTTTATATAAACCGTACCCTAAACAGTTAATACCAATTATTTTAGCTAATCGTGAAGAAAAATATGCTGAAGATGGAACTAAAAAACCTAACGCAGTATTAGCTGGAGCCGGAGGATATGGAGGTAAAACATATCTTGGAAGTATGTTATCAGTACAATACTTACATAAAGATGAAGATTATACTTGTTTAGTTACTCGACGTAATCATGCAGAACTAGTTGACACTAACAGTATTTGGGATAATCTTGTTGACTGGTGTTGTGGAACACATTTACCTGAAGATATCTGTTGTGATTTTAAACAAAGTCCAATTCCACAGATAACTGCTCCTAATGGCAATACTATTTATTTCAAAGCATTTGATCATGATGAAAAAAAGCAAAAATTCAAGTCCGCTAGTTATGATCGTATTGTTAATGATGAAGCTTCAGAATTACCTGAAGCCGTATTAAGATTTCAATATAGGTCAATGAGAAATACAACTCAAATTCCTAGAAGCATAATTAACTTATCTAATCCTGGTGGGGATAGTACTGAATATTTGGTTAAAGAATTTGTTGATGGTCTGAAACCTTATATTGCTTTAGATTGGCGTGATAATCCTCATATTGATAAAGCAGCTTATGAAGGTTCTTTAAATGAATTGGATTATATTGATCAACAGTACCAAAAATATGGTAATTGGCATTACAGACCTACTGCTGGGGATTTGATTAATCGTGATCAATTAGTTAATGCTTATATTGATGTAGAGGATTATGTTGAAAGGGAAGTATTGTTTTGTACTATGGGTATTGATACAGCAGGTACTGGAAGGGATAATACTGTTGCAATGAATCTTATTAGATTAGATAATGGTTTAACTGTCTTGAACGATTTAAGTATTGATGGGTCAGCTTATCCTGAGGATAGTGTTTATAATATTATTGAGAAGCAAATACTTGAGAATAATTTATATAATGTTGATTTTGAAGAAGAACCTGGTGGAGATAGTGTGTATGCATTAAGATACTGGGTTGATGATGTATTATCTGATTTAATAGAAAAATATAGTATTGATGTAAATGGTGTTTCAGCAATTAAATCTAAATATACTCGTGCTAGACCTATTGCAAAAGCAATAATTAAAGGTGAGTTAAAATTTAGTAGTCATTTAAAAGAGCAATTAGAAAGAAAAGATGGTTTATTCGACCAATTCATGTATGTTAGTCCAAATCCTGAAGAAATGAAAAAACATAAATCTCCAGATGAATTAGATGCATTAGGATATGCATGGAATAGTATACTAACTAATTTTGTGAATACTGTTGAATTAGAATTAATTGAATTGTGA
- a CDS encoding ASCH domain-containing protein, with the protein MSYKVNKPVNIIKFHKKYYLKILNKDKTQTMRLARKRLDVHENDIVTAVFPGWDKTLKIKITKIGYKQVKSINEKDAYLEGSKTKEELLNDLIGFYPNLNIWDKVYYYKFELISK; encoded by the coding sequence ATGAGTTATAAAGTAAACAAACCAGTTAATATTATTAAATTTCATAAAAAATATTATTTAAAAATATTAAATAAAGATAAAACTCAAACTATGCGTTTAGCACGTAAAAGATTAGATGTTCATGAAAATGATATTGTCACTGCAGTTTTTCCTGGTTGGGATAAAACTTTGAAAATTAAAATTACAAAAATTGGGTATAAGCAAGTTAAAAGTATTAATGAAAAAGATGCATATTTAGAAGGTTCAAAAACAAAAGAAGAATTATTAAATGATTTAATAGGATTTTACCCAAATCTCAATATATGGGATAAAGTATATTATTATAAATTTGAATTAATCTCAAAATAA
- a CDS encoding HNH endonuclease signature motif containing protein → MKINHGRYYYQFHRLVEKLRSEDNTCFICGSAKNVKPHHIRRVKESNKQYASASNVVLLCSHHHNKYHKIYGSGKGVNRATFDIYVKKEHLHEINKLTKENNQLKSYKENVIITLDSAVKKERTELGNNVLRNLAANLGVKIE, encoded by the coding sequence ATGAAAATTAATCATGGAAGGTATTATTATCAGTTTCATAGATTAGTGGAAAAGTTAAGAAGTGAAGATAATACTTGTTTTATTTGTGGATCTGCAAAGAATGTTAAACCTCATCATATTAGGCGAGTTAAAGAATCAAATAAACAATATGCTTCAGCATCAAATGTTGTGTTATTGTGCAGTCATCATCATAATAAGTATCATAAAATTTATGGTTCTGGAAAAGGAGTTAATAGGGCTACTTTTGATATTTATGTTAAAAAGGAACATTTGCATGAAATTAATAAACTCACAAAAGAGAATAATCAATTGAAAAGTTATAAAGAAAATGTAATTATTACATTGGATTCTGCAGTGAAAAAGGAAAGAACAGAATTAGGTAATAATGTATTAAGAAATTTAGCAGCTAACCTGGGAGTGAAAATAGAATGA
- a CDS encoding AAA family ATPase — MVLKFKQRGTHDLKKVMIYGMDGSGKSTFAENYCKENGLNPVVIDIDDTNYTSLPILELSLTNDVSTFRSIKDAISEISKSSDFDTIILDGVTSLLEMLVSNSKGLAKYSDRAMRFQKILQSLLSSGKHLIFIGQIDMKLVYNEDVQSSKMVIKVNSIVNEKYLCKCDEKGNFTHEVVKFRTTNSIVDGETPESVVDDPIRNICFEIKKILEADGKLVTKSSMRSYAVRRIKEGEIEEKLRPDVINYINKHCSDLKEE; from the coding sequence TTGGTTCTTAAGTTTAAACAAAGAGGCACACATGACCTTAAAAAAGTCATGATATATGGAATGGATGGGAGTGGGAAATCCACTTTCGCAGAAAACTATTGTAAAGAAAACGGATTAAACCCTGTTGTCATCGATATTGATGATACTAATTACACAAGTTTACCTATTCTTGAATTGAGTTTAACTAATGATGTATCTACTTTTAGAAGTATTAAAGATGCGATAAGTGAGATTAGTAAAAGTAGTGATTTTGACACTATCATATTGGATGGTGTTACTTCATTATTGGAAATGTTAGTGTCTAATTCTAAAGGTCTTGCAAAGTATAGTGACCGTGCTATGAGGTTTCAGAAGATATTACAATCTTTGTTATCTTCTGGTAAGCATCTCATATTCATAGGGCAAATTGATATGAAGCTTGTTTATAATGAGGATGTTCAGTCAAGTAAGATGGTTATTAAAGTGAACAGTATTGTGAATGAGAAATACTTGTGTAAATGTGATGAGAAAGGGAATTTCACCCATGAAGTGGTGAAATTCAGAACCACTAATTCTATTGTTGATGGTGAAACCCCCGAAAGTGTTGTTGATGATCCAATACGTAACATTTGTTTTGAGATTAAAAAAATCTTAGAAGCAGATGGTAAACTTGTCACAAAATCCAGTATGAGAAGTTATGCTGTTAGAAGGATTAAAGAAGGAGAAATTGAGGAAAAATTAAGGCCTGATGTAATTAATTACATTAATAAACATTGCTCAGATTTGAAGGAGGAGTAA
- a CDS encoding AbrB/MazE/SpoVT family DNA-binding domain-containing protein: protein MIMFNYTSKINYANPETKSLKVGLPKEIVKVLNVKPGDTMNWQVDIEDGEIKVIAKKQE, encoded by the coding sequence ATGATAATGTTCAATTATACTAGTAAAATTAATTATGCTAATCCCGAAACAAAATCATTAAAAGTAGGATTGCCTAAAGAAATTGTTAAAGTTTTAAATGTGAAACCAGGCGATACTATGAATTGGCAAGTAGATATTGAAGATGGAGAAATAAAAGTCATTGCTAAAAAACAAGAATAA
- a CDS encoding type I restriction endonuclease, producing MSFENKIKEFSKEINTKLEHIDSEETTKLALIIPFLKLMGYDTANPAEVRAEYTADVGTKQGEKVDIAIIEDNNPVIFIECKQVNNPLTADYISQLYRYFSITDIQIGILTNGLEYKFFTTGDDNNRMADKPFLDIDLLNLTKNDIKELEKFIKSEFNIDDVVNRADDLKYRNLIKKTLIQELENPSEDFVKVIGKQVYEGILTPAIKEKFTSLIISVNTEILNEKVEKRLVDAVTNNDKLEESTQSTLEEIEETVEDKPKIITTDKELEGFYIIRSIATEITDCDRIAIRDRQSYCNILFDDNQYYPIARFHFNNLNNLRIELFDKIETYDYGTKKGDKIDIIKISDVYNYKERILNIIKKYIKIKDEN from the coding sequence ATGTCATTCGAAAATAAAATAAAAGAATTCTCAAAAGAAATAAACACAAAATTAGAACATATAGATAGTGAAGAAACCACAAAACTAGCATTAATAATACCATTTTTAAAATTAATGGGTTATGATACTGCTAATCCTGCTGAAGTAAGAGCAGAATACACCGCAGATGTTGGAACAAAACAAGGAGAAAAAGTAGACATTGCAATAATAGAAGATAACAATCCAGTAATATTTATTGAATGTAAACAAGTCAACAATCCGCTAACTGCAGATTATATTTCGCAATTATATCGATACTTCAGTATAACAGATATTCAAATCGGAATATTAACTAATGGATTAGAATATAAATTTTTCACTACTGGAGATGATAATAACAGAATGGCCGATAAACCATTTTTAGATATTGATTTGTTAAATTTAACAAAAAATGATATTAAAGAACTGGAAAAATTTATTAAAAGTGAATTTAATATTGATGATGTTGTTAATCGAGCAGATGATTTGAAATATCGTAATTTAATTAAAAAAACTTTAATACAAGAATTAGAAAATCCTTCAGAGGATTTTGTTAAAGTTATTGGTAAGCAAGTTTATGAGGGAATTTTAACCCCTGCTATTAAAGAGAAATTCACTTCATTAATTATATCTGTTAATACTGAAATACTTAATGAAAAAGTTGAAAAAAGATTAGTTGATGCAGTAACAAATAATGATAAACTTGAAGAATCCACTCAATCTACTTTAGAAGAAATTGAGGAAACTGTTGAAGATAAACCTAAAATTATCACAACTGATAAAGAATTAGAAGGTTTTTACATTATTAGATCAATTGCAACTGAAATAACTGATTGTGATAGGATAGCAATTAGGGATAGACAGTCTTATTGTAATATCTTATTTGATGATAATCAATATTACCCAATTGCTAGATTCCATTTCAATAATCTTAATAATTTAAGAATTGAATTATTTGATAAAATTGAAACTTATGATTATGGAACTAAAAAAGGAGATAAGATAGATATAATTAAGATATCAGATGTTTATAATTATAAAGAAAGAATTTTAAACATTATAAAGAAATACATTAAGATTAAAGATGAAAATTAA
- a CDS encoding GIY-YIG nuclease family protein codes for MHSWGYKQISLLFTKKYKKELFFFTYFYELESELHERFNDKRVNKINMRKEFFRISIDDVKQIVEENKGQVHSFIEHPDAEEYFDTLKIEKRNS; via the coding sequence ATCCATAGCTGGGGCTATAAACAAATATCACTACTTTTTACAAAAAAATATAAAAAAGAACTATTCTTTTTTACATACTTTTATGAATTAGAATCAGAATTACATGAAAGATTTAATGATAAAAGGGTTAATAAAATTAACATGAGAAAAGAATTCTTCCGTATTAGTATTGATGATGTTAAACAGATTGTTGAAGAGAATAAAGGTCAAGTTCATAGTTTTATTGAGCATCCTGATGCTGAAGAATACTTTGATACTTTGAAAATCGAGAAAAGGAATAGTTAA
- a CDS encoding DUF4411 family protein produces the protein MVYVIDTNYLIIAHDHYFPEVFDSFWDKIDELIEEGVLVSINEVKEELKAKRIREHWLDIDSRANGIFFKELINGEHECIQLIEKLSIYKEEFGNGRTLENEWGNYASTVADPWLIAYGWKHDAIVITNESVDKDHNIPHVCDELGVKHVTLKEFFVENNIRL, from the coding sequence ATGGTGTATGTTATTGATACTAACTATTTAATTATTGCTCATGACCATTATTTTCCAGAAGTTTTTGATAGTTTTTGGGATAAAATTGATGAGTTAATTGAAGAGGGAGTTCTTGTTTCAATTAATGAAGTTAAAGAAGAATTAAAGGCTAAAAGAATTAGGGAACATTGGTTGGATATTGATTCAAGAGCTAATGGAATATTTTTCAAAGAATTAATTAATGGAGAACATGAATGTATTCAATTAATTGAAAAACTATCAATTTATAAAGAAGAATTTGGCAATGGTAGAACCCTTGAAAATGAATGGGGGAATTATGCAAGTACTGTTGCAGATCCATGGTTAATTGCATATGGGTGGAAACATGATGCAATTGTAATTACAAATGAATCTGTAGATAAAGATCATAATATTCCTCATGTTTGTGATGAATTAGGGGTAAAACATGTTACTTTAAAAGAATTTTTTGTAGAAAATAATATTCGGTTATAA
- a CDS encoding ImmA/IrrE family metallo-endopeptidase produces the protein MAAKVDANPIMIKWARENAGFTLDELPDYLKDAEKWESGQDKPTWADLRNMARKYKRPSFFYFLSQPPKEDEDLIEFRSDAKIEEYSPALRLEIRKAKSRRDAYIKIHEDMNMEIPNFSQYVSNEQNYIKLGQYIRNLLNVSFETQKKWIFNSNGNRDSTHNSFLNHWKEIFFNMGILVFETKDIPESEISGCSLYYHTCPIILLNGKNYHNRRIFTLMHELAHLIRGESAICDVDKYNMKEIFCNKVAAEILIPKETLKSLELFTKNKHVLKVANLSNFYGVSKQSIVYKLYDSELINNELKNDWINQLEIDNQQKRKNDLEKKKKNKPHIPIPILKRKQDGTPFTKLILNAYENNVITATQAMRYLDTSLDNINKLDLDIHG, from the coding sequence ATGGCTGCTAAAGTTGATGCAAATCCTATAATGATTAAGTGGGCAAGAGAGAATGCAGGATTTACATTAGATGAATTGCCAGATTATTTAAAAGATGCTGAAAAGTGGGAATCTGGTCAGGATAAACCTACATGGGCAGATTTAAGAAATATGGCGAGGAAATACAAAAGACCTTCTTTCTTTTATTTTCTTTCACAACCTCCGAAAGAAGATGAAGATTTAATTGAATTTAGATCAGATGCAAAAATTGAAGAATATAGTCCTGCATTAAGATTAGAGATAAGAAAAGCAAAATCTAGGCGTGATGCATATATTAAAATCCATGAGGATATGAATATGGAGATTCCAAATTTCAGCCAATATGTTTCTAATGAACAAAATTACATTAAATTAGGTCAGTATATTAGAAATTTATTAAATGTAAGTTTTGAAACTCAAAAAAAATGGATTTTTAATAGTAATGGGAATAGAGATAGTACTCATAATAGTTTTTTGAACCATTGGAAAGAAATATTTTTTAATATGGGAATTTTAGTCTTTGAAACTAAAGATATTCCTGAATCAGAAATTAGTGGTTGCTCTTTATATTATCATACTTGTCCAATAATTTTATTAAATGGTAAAAATTATCATAATCGGAGGATTTTTACATTAATGCATGAATTGGCTCATCTAATCAGAGGGGAAAGTGCTATTTGTGATGTTGATAAGTATAATATGAAGGAAATATTTTGCAATAAAGTAGCTGCGGAAATACTAATTCCTAAAGAAACATTAAAAAGTTTAGAATTATTTACTAAAAACAAGCACGTTTTAAAAGTTGCTAATCTTTCTAATTTTTATGGTGTTAGTAAACAAAGCATTGTTTATAAGTTATATGATAGTGAACTAATTAATAATGAATTAAAAAATGATTGGATTAATCAACTTGAAATAGATAATCAACAAAAAAGAAAAAATGATTTAGAGAAAAAAAAGAAAAACAAACCTCATATTCCGATACCTATACTAAAAAGAAAACAAGATGGCACTCCGTTCACTAAATTAATTTTAAATGCATATGAAAATAATGTTATTACTGCAACTCAAGCAATGAGGTATTTGGATACTTCATTAGATAATATTAATAAACTTGATTTGGATATTCATGGGTGA